Proteins co-encoded in one Taeniopygia guttata chromosome 4, bTaeGut7.mat, whole genome shotgun sequence genomic window:
- the PCM1 gene encoding pericentriolar material 1 protein isoform X2 — MATGGGPFEEGMNDQDLPSWTNESLDDRLNNTDWGGQQKKANRSSEKNKKKLSGEGETRLTNDISPESSPGMERRKTRTSHSFPHARYMTQMSVPEQAELERLKQRINFSDLDQRSIGSDSQGRATAANNKRQLNESKKPFNFLSLQINTNKSKDPASGSQKKEGGVSAQCKELFGAALSKDLLQNCQVSAQEDGRGEQAMDSSQIVSRLVQIRDYIAKASSMRDDLVEKNERSANVERLSHLIDDLKEQEKSYLKFLQKMLARDPQQEAKEELENLKKQHDLLKRMLQQQEELKALQGRQAALLALQHKAEQAIAVLDDSVVTETTGSVSGVSLTSELNEELNDLIQRFHNQLHDSQTQSVPDNRRQAESLSLTREISQSRNSSMSEHQSDEKAQLFNKMRMLQGKKQKMDKLLGELHTLRDQHLNNSSFFPASGSPQRSVDQRSTTSAASGPVGIATVVNGETNSLASAPYPPDSLVSQNESEEDENLNPTEKLQKLNEVRKRLNELRELVHYYEQTSDMMTDAVNENTKEEEETEESESDSEHEDPQPVTNIRNPQGISSWSEINSNSNVQCGTNNRDGRHLNTDCEINNRSAANIRTLKMSSALDCHNRENDKHLDLPQGEDDEVEEDRVSEDSMSSHRSSLADVAGDAEFEQKINRLIAAKQKLRQLQNLAAMVQDDDPEPQGAIANASNISDLLGEVEETKQQPNNVRASSNKLKKDVRLNEKAREKFYEAKLQQQQRELKQLQEERRKLFEIQEKIQVLQKACPDLQLSAGLGNCPANRQTSQATSTPAMNERNTAGKPLFVCDESVPVGSELWSEMRRHEILREELRQRRKQLEALMAEDQRRRELAETISTVAASVKSEGSEAQCIPQQSRTEKTMATWGGSTQCALEEENGDEDGYLSDGVGQAEEEEEDASSLNDSFSVYPNNNIPENGYFVKGSKDRWKNCRPLSADGNYRPVSKTRQQQNISMRRQENFRWMSEFSYVEEKERWQEQINQLKKQHEFSVSICQTLMQDQQTLSCLLQTLLTGPYNMMPNNLASSQINLIMHQLNQCYTQLNWQQNNVQRLKQMLSDLMQQQEQCQEKPSRKERGSSAPPPPSPVFCPFNYPPQPVNLFSIPGFTNFSSFAPGINCNPVFPCGFGDFAHNVSPRSSEQQGQQHPLDPNTSGKTEYMAFPKPFESSSSNGGEKQRRNHRQPEEEMEKRSTWLDDSQEMKKDDQSQLNAGFAVSVQNIASGHKSQCDMNRKREFDEESLESFSSMPDPIDPTTVTKTFRSRKASAQASLASKDKTPKSKNKRKNSSQLKGRIKNTGYESASASSVCEPCKNTKSRHSDDVVHAKVFSKRNQEQLEKIIKYSRSTEMSSAHARRILQQSNRNACIEVPETGSDLSMFEALRDTIYSEVATLISQNESRPHFLIELFHELQLLNTDYLRQRALYALQDIVTRHLCEKNEKGKCAKSLNSATWVASNSELTPSESLASTDDETFGKNFSTEACQNCEQPDADNGSTMSTSSNFEPFATDDLGNTVIHLDKALSWMREYERMKVEAESTLDSEGCSSNFQGASTAKLEGPGTGECQSVPQSGDVSSVPCPRIDTQQLDRQIKAIMKEVIPFLKEHMDEVCSSQLLISVRRMVLTLTQQNDESKEFVKFFHKQLGSILQDSLAKFAGRKLKDCGEDLLVEISEVLFNELAFFKLMQDLDNNSISVKQRCKRKIETTEVMQSYAKEAKKGLQVDVCSSVEDVDEDKDKDETETAKQVPDSEVCAGNGVPESIRSDASDQEEDEESESGPVAISLSKAETQALTNYGSGEDENEDEEIEFEEGPVDVQTSLQASSETTENEQTSNQELSKAKSSEILSSEQEPVNVKGEQDVAAAVHDYLSVMENTPDLTVNSPESFITATVKTEGSSSSLAVNETQTPDTTCAENKSAASSESSMAGSPDTESPVLVNEYEPGSGNVSQKSDEDDFVKVEDLPLKLAVYSEADIMKKMETEAQTKSLSDELLDGDGAQDQELVGDAQTLKEPEIFGAQNA, encoded by the exons ATGGCAACAGGAGGTGGTCCCTTTGAAGAAGGCATGAATGATCAGGACTTGCCCAGCTGGACCAATGAGAGCCTTGATGACCGGCTGAACAACACG GACTGGGGAGGTCaacagaagaaagcaaacagatcttcagagaaaaacaagaaaaagcttAGTGGGGAAGGTGAAACAAGACTTACTAATGACATATCTCCAGAGTCTTCACCGGGAATGGAACGACGCAAGACCAGAACTTCTCATAGCTTTCCTCATGCTCGATACATGACTCAGATGTCTGTTCCAGAGCAGGCTGAACTTGAAAGGCTTAAACAAAGAATTAACTTCAGTGATCTGGATCAG AGAAGCATTGGAAGTGATTCTCAAGGCAGGGCAACGGCTGCTAATAACAAACGTCAActtaatgaaagcaaaaaaccaTTCAACTTCCTGTCACTGCAGATTAACACTAACAAAAGCAAAGATCCTGCCTCAGGTTCCCAAAAAAAGGAAGGTGGGGTATCAGCGCAATGTAAAGAGTTGTTTGGTGCTGCTCTAAGCAAGGATTTATTGCAAAATTGTCAAGTGTCTGCTCAAGAAGATGGAAGGGGAGAACAAGCGATGGATAGTAGCCAG ATTGTGAGCAGACTAGTTCAGATTCGCGACTATATTGCTAAGGCCAGCTCCATGCGGGATGATCTTgtagagaaaaatgaaagatcGGCCAATGTTGAGCGTTTATCACACCTTATAGATGACCTTAAAGAGCAGGAGAAATCCTATCTGAAATTTTTGCAAAAGATGCTT GCCAGAGATCCTCAACAGGAAGCTAAGGAAGAGTTGGAGAACTTGAAGAAACAGCATGATTTATTGAAAAGAATGCTACAACAGCAGGAGGAATTAAAGGCTCTTCAAGGAAGACAGGCAGCTCTTCTTGCTTTGCAGCATAAAGCAGAGCAAGCCATTGCTGTCCTGGATGATTCTG TTGTAACAGAAACTACAGGTAGTGTTTCAGGAGTGAGTCTTACATCAGAACTGAACGAAGAATTGAATGACTTAATTCAACGCTTTCACAACCAACTTCATGATTCACAG ACACAGTCTGTGCCTGACAATAGAAGGCAAGCAGAAAGCCTTTCACTTACCAGAGAGATTTCACAAAGCAGAAACTCTTCAATGTCTGAACACCAGTCAGATGAGAAGGCACAGCTTTTCAACAAGATGCGAATGTTGCAGGGTAAAAAGCAAAAGATGGACAAACTATTAGGAGAACTTCATACACTTCGTGACCAGCATCTAAATAACTCTTCCT tttttccTGCTTCAGGTTCTCCTCAAAGGAGTGTTGATCAAAGAAGTACAACTTCAGCTGCTTCTGGTCCTGTAGGCATAGCAACTGTTGTCAATGGTGAAACAAATAGTCTGGCATCTGCTCCCTATCCTCCTGATTCCCTGGTTTCTCAGAATGAGAGTGAAGAGGATGAAAATCTAAATCCAACAGAAAAGCTTCA gaAGCTAAATGAGGTTCGTAAGAGACTGAATGAGTTACGTGAGTTAGTTCACTACTATGAGCAGACATCTGATATGATGACAGATGCTGTGAATGAAAACActaaggaggaggaagaaacagaagaatCAGAAAGTGATTCTGAACATGAAGATCCACAGCCTGTTACAAATATTAG AAACCCTCAAGGAATCAGTAGTTGGAGTGAAATAAATAGCAACTCAAATGTACAGTGTGGAACTAATAACAGAGATGGAAGACATCTTAATACAGACTGTGAAATAAACAACCGATCTGCTGCTAATATAAGGACTCTAAAAATGTCTTCTGCTTTAG ACTGTCATAATAGGGAGAATGACAAACACCTCGATCTACCCCAAGGTGAAGATGATGAAGTGGAAGAAGATCGAGTTAGTGAAGATTCCATGTCTAGTCACAGAAGCAGCCTGGCTGATGTGGCTGGAGATGCCGAGTTTGAGCAGAAGATCAATAGGCTTATAGCTGCAAAACAGAAGCTTAGACAGTTACAAAACCTTGCTGCTATGGTGCAG GATGATGATCCAGAACCTCAAGGAGCAATTGCAAATGCATCTAATATTAGTGACTTGTTGGGTGAGGTGGAAGAGACAAAGCAACAACCAAACAATGTCCGAGCAAGTTCCAACAAGTTAAAAAAAGATGTGCGACTGAATGAAAAAGCAAG AGAGAAGTTCTATGAAGCTaaacttcagcagcagcaaagggagCTTAAGCAGTtacaagaagaaagaagaaaactgtttgaaatccaggaaaaaattcAAGTGTTACAGAAAGCTTGTCCTGACCTTCAA tTGTCAGCTGGCCTGGGTAACTGCCCAGCAAATAGACAGACTTCACAAGCAACATCAACTCCAGCCATGAATGAGCGTAACACAGCTGGCAAGCCTTTATTTGTGTGTGATGAATCTGTACCAGTAGGCAGTGAG TTATGGTCTGAGATGAGAAGACATGAGATTTTAAGAGAAGAACTGCGACAGAGAAGAAAGCAACTTGAAGCTTTAATGGCTGAAGATCAGAGAAGGAGAGAGCTTGCAGAAACAATATCTACGGTTGCTGCATCTGTTAAAAGTGAGGGGTCAGAAGCTCAGTGTAttccacagcagagcaggactgAAAA GACAATGGCTACGTGGGGAGGTTCTACCCAGTGTGCCCTAGAGGAAGAAAACGGAGATGAAGATGGTTATCTCTCTGATGGAGTTGGTCAGgcagaagaagaggaagaagatgcATCAAGTTTGAATGACAGTTTCTCTGTTTATCCCAATAACAACATACCGGAAAATGGATATTTTGTTAAAGGAAGCAAAGATAG GTGGAAAAATTGCCGTCCCCTTTCAGCAGATGGAAATTATCGTCCAGTGTCTAAGACCAGGCAACAGCAAAACATAAGTATGCGGCGTCAGGAGAATTTTCGGTGGATGTCTGAGTTTTCCTATGTGGAAGAAAAGGAACGATGGCAAGAGCAGATCAATCAGTTGAAGAAACAGCATGAGTTTAGTGTCAGCATTTGTCAAACTTTGATGCAGGATCAGCAG ACTCTCTCTTGCCTTCTACAGACCTTGCTCACAGGCCCCTACAACATGATGCCAAATAATCTTGCATCTTCACAAATAAATCTTATTATGCATCAATTAAACCAGTGTTACACTCAACTGAATTGGCAGCAGAATAATGTCCAAAG gttGAAACAAATGTTAAGTGATCTTATGCAGCAGCAAGAACAGTGTCAAGAGAAACCATCAAGAAAGGAGAGAGGTAGTAGTGCACCTCCACCTCCATCTCCTGTTTTCTGTCCATTCAACTACCCTCCACAACCTGTGAACCTCTTTAGTATTCCAGGATTTactaatttttcttcctttgctccAG GTATTAACTGTAATCCAGTGTTCCCATGTGGTTTCGGAGATTTTGCACATAATGTTTCTCCACGCAGCAGTGAGCAGCAGGGGCAACAACATCCTCTAGATCCTAATACTTCCGGGAAAACTGAGTACATGGCATTCCCCAAACCCTTTGAAAGCAGTTCCTCTAatggaggagaaaaacaaag gaGGAATCATAGACAGCCTGaagaggaaatggagaaaagatCAACTTGGCTTGATGATAGCCAAGAAATGAAGAAAGATGATCAGTCTCAGCTGAATGCAGGTTTTGCAGTTTCAGTACAAAACATTGCTTCTGGTCATAAAAGTCAGTGTGATATGAACCGGAAAAGAGAGTTTGATGAAGAGTCTTTGGAGAGTTTCAGTAGCATGCCTGATCCAATAGACCCAACTACTGTGACAAAGACATTTAGATCTAGAAAAGCATCAGCACAAGCAAGCCTGGCATCAAAAGATAAAACGCCCAAATCCAAGAATAAGAGGAAGAATTCTTCTCAGCTAAAAGgcagaattaaaaatactg GTTATGAAAGTGCAAGTGCTTCTAGTGTGTGTGAACCCTGCAAGAACACTAAAAGCAGACACTCTGATGATGTCGTTCATGCAAAGGTGTTCAGCAAAAGGAATCAGGAAcaattggaaaaaataataaaatacagtaGATCTACAGAAATGTCTTCAG CGCATGCTAGGAGAATTCTGCAGCAGTCTAACAGAAATGCATGCATTGAAGTGCCAG aaaCTGGTAGTGATCTTTCTATGTTTGAAGCTTTGCGAGACACAATTTATTCTGAAGTGGCAACTCTTATTTCTCAAAATGAGTCTCGTCCCCACTTTCTTATTGAACTTTTCCACGAGCTTCAGCTGCTAAATACAGATTATCTGAGGCAAAGGGCTCTATATGCTTTACAG GATATAGTGACCAGACATTTAtgtgagaaaaatgaaaaaggaaagtgTGCAAAATCACTGAATTCTGCAACATGGGTGGCATCAAATTCTGAACTCACTCCTAGTGAAAGTCTTGCCTCTACAGATGAT GAAACTTTTGGCAAGAACTTTTCTACAGAAGCATGTCAAAATTGTGAACAACCTGATGCAGACAATGGCAGTACTATGTCTACTTCTTCAAATTTTGAACCGTTTGCCACTGATGACCTGG GCAACACAGTGATTCACTTAGATAAAGCTTTGTCTTGGATGAGGGAATATGAGCGTATGAAAGTTGAAGCTGAAAGTACCCTTGACTCTGAGGGCTGCTCTAGTAATTTTCAGGGTGCTTCTACTGCTAAATTAGAAG gTCCAGGTACTGGTGAATGTCAGTCTGTGCCACAGTCAGGTGATGTTTCTTCAGTTCCGTGTCCTCGTATAGATACTCAGCAGCTTGACCGGCAGATTAAAGCAATTATGAAAGAGGTCATTCCTTTTCTCAAG GAACACATGGATGAAGTGTGCTCTTCTCAATTACTGATATCAGTAAGACGTATGGTCTTGACTCTTACGCAGCAAAATGATGAAAGTAAAGAATTTGTGAAGTTCTTTCATAAGCAGCTTGGCAGTATACTTCAG GATTCACTGGCGAAATTTGCTGGTAGAAAATTAAAAGATTGTGGGGAGGATCTTCTTGTGGAGATCTCTGAAGTGTTATTCAATGAATTAGCCTTTTTTAAACTCATGCAAGACTTGGATAACAACAGTATTTCTGTAAAGCAGAGATGTAAACGAAAAATAGAAACCACTGAAGTAATGCAGTCTTATGCTAAAgag GCAAAAAAAGGTCTCCAGGTGGATGTTTGTTCTTCTGTTGAAGATGTCGATGAGGACAAA GACAAGGATGAGACTGAAACTGCTAAACAAGTACCGGACTCAGAAGTGTGTGCTGGTAACGGAGTGCCTGAAAGTATTAGATCTGATGCATCTGATcaagaggaagatgaggaaaGTGAAAGTGGTCCAGTGGCAATAA GTTTATCAAAAGCAGAAACTCAAGCTCTGACTAACTATGGCAGTGGAGAAGATGAAAATGAAGATGAAGAAATAGAATTTGAGGAAGGACCTGTTGATGTGCAAACATCATTACAAGCCAGCAGTGAAACAACTGAAAATGAACAG ACTTCAAACCAAGAATTGAGTAAGGCAAAAAGCAGTGAGATTTTGTCATCAGAACAAGAGCCTGTTAATGTTAAAG GTGAACAAgatgtggctgcagctgtgcacGATTACCTCAGTGTCATGGAGAATACACCAGATTTAACAGTGAATTCCCCAGAATCCTTTATAACAGCCACTGTGAAAACTGAAGGATCAAGCTCATCTTTGGCAGTGAATGAAACTCAAACACCAGATACCACATGTGCAGAAAACAAATCTGCTGCAAGTTCTGAAAGCTCCATGGCTGGAAGCCCTGATACAGAGTCACCTGTGCTAGTGAATGAATAT GAACCTGGTTCTGGAAATGTAAGTCAAAAATCTGATGAAGATGACTTTGTGAAAGTTGAAGACTTGCCCCTCAAACTTGCTGTGTATTCAGAG GCAGAtataatgaagaaaatggaaacagaGGCCCAAACCAAGAGTTTGTCTGATGAATTACTGGATGGAGATGGAGCTCAAGATCAAGAATTAGTAGGAGATGCCCAAACATTGAAAGAAcctg aaatttttGGAGCTCAAAATGCGTAA